One region of Chryseobacterium muglaense genomic DNA includes:
- the mtgA gene encoding monofunctional biosynthetic peptidoglycan transglycosylase, with product MWKKIKQFIFIILILNLVFIVWGRFFNPPITITQIGGLFEYGKLHRDYISYDEMGANVKKAVIASEDQKFFNHNGFDYTAIEKAMKNNEKGKKIRGGSTISQQTAKNIFLWQGRSWVRKGLEAVYTFIIEKVWSKDIILERYLNSIEMGQGVFGIEAAAQYYFGKSSKDLNTSEAAWIAAVLPNPKKYDPKNPSPYLKKKHNWIMRQMRNVSLK from the coding sequence ATGTGGAAAAAAATAAAACAATTTATTTTTATTATTCTGATTTTGAATCTAGTTTTCATTGTGTGGGGAAGATTTTTTAACCCACCTATTACTATTACACAAATCGGTGGACTTTTTGAGTACGGAAAATTACACCGTGACTATATTTCTTATGATGAGATGGGGGCTAACGTAAAAAAAGCGGTCATTGCTTCAGAAGATCAGAAGTTTTTTAACCACAATGGATTTGATTATACAGCCATTGAAAAAGCGATGAAAAACAACGAAAAAGGAAAAAAAATAAGAGGTGGAAGTACTATTTCACAGCAAACGGCTAAAAATATTTTCCTTTGGCAGGGTAGAAGTTGGGTGAGAAAAGGGCTTGAAGCTGTTTATACATTCATTATCGAAAAGGTTTGGTCTAAAGATATTATCTTGGAAAGATACCTGAATTCTATTGAGATGGGGCAGGGGGTTTTCGGCATTGAGGCCGCTGCACAGTATTATTTTGGTAAATCTTCCAAAGATCTTAATACTTCAGAAGCAGCATGGATTGCTGCTGTTTTGCCAAATCCTAAAAAATATGATCCCAAAAATCCGTCTCCTTATCTGAAGAAGAAACACAACTGGATTATGAGACAAATGAGGAATGTAAGTTTGAAATAG
- a CDS encoding recombinase, with protein sequence MRLLSSSTKNFESVLKKYFSFKNETSSLEPLAEFLEAIKKTDFKNVLDFLKSNPNIANHFRHYIYTVFAGRPFNLSLTEANILSENAFFPELKKRILNKVLPPVEHENTVWYLIDNVSFRPKKDLEYLHNIPENEIDEFLNILGISNFIEKANVKSELIFSMNILSWRVTGMALEVDVVRMAPEYRNFDNPFLALQNELEALAEEFKINPEIQLHSKDSRYKQIKIYAEQCQDFVNIAFKNSSKYGISGKINQSLLKIRQQTQRISEIVNLLIIDHPDDVVIKSKQLMFNILSYKSHKNNISDLINDSTRLISHLITNHTAETGSHYITSSRKQYMKMFYKASGGGIIVGALCILKMLYGFMPGSDFFHAFLYSLNYAMGFVMIYLMGFTLATKQPAMTAATMTKVLSEQENTKTNYTEFADLVSKLFRSQFIAFVGNVLLSFPIALLIIYGLDVFFSQNLAVEKSDRLLKDLNPFESKAILHACIAGFYLFISGIISGNIGNNSVFYQIPDRIAKNLPIKRMFGARFAKSLSKYYAKNWAGIVSNFWFGVFLGATAPIGLFFGLDLDIRHITFAAGNFAIGLYGKDFSVESSVFWISFITVFVIGFFNFLVSFSLSMFLAFRSRKMNFGEVREIYRAIFRYFLRNPLKFFIPLQSSFDLKSNNLVQNSIPTKSEHR encoded by the coding sequence ATGAGACTGCTGAGTTCGAGTACAAAAAATTTTGAATCTGTTCTTAAAAAGTATTTTTCTTTTAAGAATGAGACTTCTTCGCTGGAGCCTTTGGCTGAGTTTTTGGAGGCAATCAAAAAGACAGATTTTAAAAATGTTCTTGATTTTTTAAAATCAAACCCGAATATAGCAAATCATTTCCGGCATTATATTTACACTGTTTTTGCAGGAAGACCATTCAACCTTTCTTTAACGGAAGCTAATATCCTCTCAGAAAATGCTTTTTTTCCTGAGCTTAAAAAGAGAATTCTTAATAAAGTTTTACCACCTGTAGAACACGAAAATACGGTTTGGTATCTTATTGATAATGTCAGTTTCAGACCTAAAAAAGATTTAGAATATCTACACAATATTCCTGAAAACGAAATTGATGAATTTCTGAATATTTTAGGGATTTCAAATTTCATTGAAAAGGCAAATGTAAAAAGCGAACTGATATTTTCGATGAATATCCTTTCGTGGCGTGTTACAGGGATGGCTTTGGAGGTTGATGTCGTAAGAATGGCTCCTGAATACAGAAATTTTGATAATCCTTTTTTAGCATTACAGAACGAGTTGGAAGCTTTGGCGGAAGAATTTAAAATTAATCCTGAAATTCAGCTTCACTCAAAAGACAGCCGTTACAAGCAAATTAAGATTTATGCCGAACAATGCCAGGATTTCGTGAATATTGCTTTTAAAAACTCGTCAAAATATGGTATTTCGGGGAAAATTAATCAGTCACTCCTTAAAATTCGTCAGCAGACCCAAAGAATTTCCGAAATTGTTAATTTATTGATTATTGATCATCCTGACGATGTTGTTATAAAGTCTAAACAGTTGATGTTTAATATTCTGAGCTACAAGTCTCATAAGAATAATATATCAGATCTTATTAACGACAGTACGCGTTTGATTTCACATTTAATTACGAATCATACTGCGGAAACCGGAAGCCATTACATTACTTCAAGCCGCAAGCAGTACATGAAAATGTTTTATAAAGCAAGCGGTGGCGGAATTATTGTGGGTGCATTATGTATTTTAAAAATGCTGTACGGTTTTATGCCCGGAAGCGACTTTTTTCATGCGTTTCTATACTCATTAAATTACGCAATGGGATTTGTAATGATTTATCTGATGGGCTTTACTTTGGCGACAAAACAGCCTGCAATGACGGCTGCAACGATGACTAAAGTATTGTCTGAACAAGAAAATACAAAAACTAACTATACCGAATTTGCCGATTTGGTGTCAAAATTATTCCGAAGTCAGTTTATTGCTTTTGTGGGAAATGTACTTCTTTCTTTTCCGATTGCGTTGCTGATTATTTACGGATTAGACGTTTTCTTCTCACAAAATTTGGCGGTAGAAAAATCAGACAGATTGTTGAAAGACCTTAATCCTTTTGAATCTAAAGCGATTTTACACGCATGTATTGCTGGTTTTTATTTGTTTATTTCAGGGATTATTTCCGGTAATATTGGGAATAACTCGGTATTTTATCAGATTCCGGATCGCATTGCTAAAAATCTTCCTATAAAAAGAATGTTTGGGGCTCGTTTTGCAAAAAGCCTTTCAAAATATTATGCTAAAAATTGGGCAGGAATTGTTTCCAATTTCTGGTTTGGTGTTTTTCTGGGAGCAACAGCGCCTATTGGTTTATTTTTCGGTCTAGATCTCGATATTCGTCACATTACTTTTGCTGCCGGAAATTTTGCAATTGGTTTGTACGGTAAAGATTTTTCGGTAGAATCTTCGGTTTTCTGGATTTCATTTATCACCGTTTTTGTAATCGGTTTTTTCAACTTTTTGGTAAGTTTCAGCTTGTCGATGTTTTTGGCATTTCGTTCGAGAAAAATGAATTTTGGTGAAGTAAGGGAGATTTACCGTGCCATTTTTAGATATTTCCTAAGAAATCCGCTGAAATTTTTCATTCCCCTTCAATCTAGTTTTGATTTAAAATCAAACAATTTGGTACAAAATTCAATTCCTACAAAATCTGAACATCGATAA
- a CDS encoding four helix bundle protein, whose amino-acid sequence MSYRNLDIYKIAFDLFIKTHKASFLLPKYELYELGSQLRRSADSVITNIVEGYGRSVYKNEYYRFLVFSHASNDETINHLEKIILLYPEFSAEFEVLKQQYDLLGGKINNYKKWVKENWNENKS is encoded by the coding sequence ATGAGTTATAGGAATTTAGACATTTACAAAATAGCTTTTGATTTATTTATAAAAACTCACAAAGCTTCTTTTCTTCTTCCAAAATATGAACTGTACGAATTAGGGAGTCAACTAAGAAGATCCGCCGACTCTGTAATCACCAATATTGTCGAAGGCTATGGTCGTTCAGTTTATAAAAATGAATATTATCGATTTCTTGTATTCAGCCATGCAAGTAATGATGAAACAATAAATCATTTAGAAAAAATTATACTTTTATATCCAGAGTTTTCTGCAGAATTTGAAGTTTTAAAGCAACAATATGATTTGTTAGGTGGAAAAATTAATAATTACAAAAAATGGGTTAAAGAAAATTGGAATGAAAATAAATCTTAA
- the recF gene encoding DNA replication/repair protein RecF (All proteins in this family for which functions are known are DNA-binding proteins that assist the filamentation of RecA onto DNA for the initiation of recombination or recombinational repair.), translating to MIINKLTLYNFKNHSEKKFEFSPQINCFVGNNGVGKTNILDALHYLSVGKSFLGNTDTNNIKKDEDFFTLDAEIQNEESEDTLKISQPREAKKVIKKNDKSYDRMADHIGYLPSVMISPYDSNLISDSGESRRKFLDSMISQTDSGYLYDLIQYQKTIQQRNALLKYFAKNRVWDKDSLEIYDDPITKSGTKIFEKRREFVAKLNPIVQNFYQIISGGKESVSVIYESHLLNDSFENLLKESLERDRMLTYTSKGIHKDDLLFEMDSILIKKIGSQGQQKSFLISLKLAQMSLIKELTNKTPILLLDDIFDKLDDTRVAQLIKLVNQESFGQIFITDTHRERTESVVKKINEESIIFEV from the coding sequence ATGATCATCAACAAACTTACCCTTTACAATTTTAAAAATCATTCTGAAAAAAAGTTTGAATTCTCTCCACAAATCAACTGTTTTGTAGGAAATAATGGCGTTGGGAAAACTAATATTCTCGATGCCCTGCATTATCTTTCTGTAGGAAAAAGCTTTTTAGGAAATACCGATACCAATAACATCAAAAAAGATGAAGATTTCTTTACCCTCGATGCTGAAATTCAGAATGAAGAGAGTGAAGATACTTTAAAAATATCTCAGCCTAGAGAAGCAAAAAAAGTCATTAAAAAGAATGATAAAAGCTATGATAGAATGGCCGATCACATTGGCTATTTGCCAAGTGTAATGATCTCTCCGTACGATTCAAACCTCATCTCAGATTCTGGGGAAAGTCGCAGAAAGTTTTTAGATTCGATGATTTCGCAGACCGATTCTGGCTATCTTTATGATTTGATTCAGTATCAAAAAACCATTCAGCAGCGAAATGCTTTATTGAAATATTTTGCCAAAAACAGAGTTTGGGACAAAGATTCATTAGAAATTTACGATGATCCGATTACAAAATCGGGAACTAAAATTTTCGAAAAAAGAAGAGAATTTGTCGCGAAATTAAATCCTATTGTTCAGAATTTTTATCAGATTATTTCGGGTGGAAAAGAAAGTGTTTCTGTGATTTACGAATCTCATTTACTCAATGACTCTTTTGAAAATTTATTAAAAGAAAGTTTAGAAAGAGACAGAATGTTGACCTACACGTCAAAAGGAATTCACAAAGACGATCTGCTTTTTGAAATGGATTCTATTCTGATAAAAAAAATAGGTTCTCAGGGACAGCAAAAATCATTTTTAATTTCATTAAAACTCGCTCAAATGAGCTTGATAAAAGAACTAACGAATAAAACACCGATTCTTTTACTTGATGATATTTTTGATAAGCTTGATGACACAAGAGTTGCACAATTGATTAAATTGGTAAATCAGGAAAGTTTCGGGCAGATTTTCATTACAGATACGCATAGAGAACGTACTGAAAGTGTGGTTAAGAAGATTAATGAAGAGAGTATAATATTTGAAGTGTGA
- a CDS encoding type II toxin-antitoxin system RelE/ParE family toxin: MDEIKIFWTKIAQKQRDAIFEYYNNRNKSFIYSKKLKSEIKEYSNILKQQPEIGKKITNSDFRNIFFGNYSLIYKRKLNIIYIAAFWDNRQNPEKLFEILGL; encoded by the coding sequence ATGGATGAAATAAAAATATTTTGGACTAAAATTGCACAAAAACAAAGAGATGCAATTTTTGAATATTATAATAACAGAAATAAAAGTTTCATTTACAGCAAAAAACTAAAATCAGAAATTAAAGAATATTCAAATATTCTGAAACAGCAACCGGAAATTGGAAAAAAAATTACAAATTCAGATTTCAGAAACATATTCTTTGGAAATTACAGCTTAATCTATAAAAGAAAATTGAATATTATTTACATTGCTGCATTCTGGGATAATCGCCAAAATCCTGAAAAACTATTTGAAATTTTAGGATTATGA
- a CDS encoding UbiA prenyltransferase family protein yields the protein MNCLKLLKKSVIDSQLYVSLMGTVFAVFFMLEQNTFRFPSVLLIFITYFSGYLYTKYQKTKYFYKILMLNFVTGIISACLIIFNHNEIRLVKWFVIVVLGLLYNSFFLETYIRKIPLLKVFYVGLVWALVNSWLTLPEFNFPIFFISFFFVTALVLPFDIRDMKSDTVQTFPKLIGVQNTKYLAYIFIFIACILAIFHLKIQFAISFFLASIFTYILVYFSKNSNKDSYYSFWVETCSGLPFLFLIIYLYLKF from the coding sequence ATGAATTGCTTAAAATTACTGAAAAAATCTGTTATCGACAGCCAACTTTACGTATCCTTAATGGGAACCGTTTTTGCAGTATTTTTCATGCTCGAGCAAAACACATTCCGTTTTCCTTCGGTTCTTTTAATATTCATCACCTATTTCAGTGGATATCTGTATACGAAATACCAAAAGACAAAATATTTCTACAAAATTTTAATGCTAAATTTTGTAACCGGAATCATTTCGGCATGTTTAATTATTTTCAATCATAATGAAATACGCTTGGTAAAATGGTTTGTTATTGTCGTTTTAGGTTTACTGTACAACAGTTTTTTTTTGGAAACTTATATACGGAAAATCCCTTTATTGAAAGTGTTTTATGTAGGTTTAGTTTGGGCATTGGTCAATTCATGGCTCACTTTACCTGAATTTAATTTTCCTATATTTTTCATCAGTTTCTTTTTTGTGACCGCGCTTGTTTTACCATTTGATATTCGTGATATGAAAAGCGATACGGTTCAGACATTTCCAAAATTAATTGGCGTTCAAAACACAAAATACCTTGCTTACATTTTTATTTTCATTGCTTGTATTTTAGCCATTTTTCACTTGAAAATTCAGTTTGCCATAAGTTTTTTTCTAGCCTCAATATTTACTTACATTTTGGTTTATTTTTCGAAGAATTCTAATAAAGATTCGTATTATTCTTTTTGGGTTGAAACCTGTTCCGGTTTGCCTTTTTTGTTTTTAATTATTTATCTTTACTTAAAATTTTGA